From Lagenorhynchus albirostris chromosome 10, mLagAlb1.1, whole genome shotgun sequence, the proteins below share one genomic window:
- the LOC132527935 gene encoding zinc finger protein 260-like, with product MRLKHLEQFLYKGALRSLQLKLQQKPGMMAVDTRKSAGQLFQAPWGQQGPVMVKVKLEEDHLRNQGLSLPENQPPAWEIFRQQFRHFCYQDSPGPQEALSRLRELCHQWLRPETHTKEQILELLVLEQFLSILPQELQAQLQEHHPESGEEVVTMLENLERKRNVHIGRDYQSGGEEGEGWETADSGMVSKDTEGIVLLYWSFIVHSSKDLSACALEQKILLQTVTLKTLDEKSSCTRVQPPAVQFKGKGPEPHASEERDGGVRTENLTLEVKQEPYEEILWCREGSDGHHETVCQHATYRGDSEPSGSLELQDGDATGEKKYECDECRKTFTWIRGLQLHRRIHIGKKPYSSTEYGKAFIRRVELTQHQGLQSKGRPYQCKECGKGFSQKAGLSQHLKIHTREEPHQCNKCGKFFSQRSVLTKHQSLHTGKKPFECICCGKTFCHSADLTEHRQFHNKEKPYECNECGKTFRQRSNLTEHQRIHSKEKLYECKVCGKAFAQYAGLNQHWRIHTGEKPFECPVCGRAFSRSSELIIHHRIHSGEKPYECAECGKTFRVNSTLVIHQRIHTGEKPYKCDECGEAFSQHSGLNKHKLGGKHGNPPKPRKYTCDICGKTLTQLTGLRNHKRIHTGDKTYQCPECGKAFTRGEHLIEHQGIHNKEKPYQCKECGKAFSQKTGLSHHLKIHTVEKPFKCSECGRAFSCKSNLNKHKRVHSEEKSYTFK from the exons ATGCGTCTCAAACACCTAGAACAGTTTCTGTACAAG GGTGCCCTCAGAAGCCTCCAGTTGAAACTCCAGCAGAAGCCAGGAATGATGGCCGTGGACACAAGAAAGTCTGCTGGCCAGCTGTTCCAAGCCCCATGGGGTCAGCAGGGGCCTGTGATGGTGAAAGTGAAGTTGGAGGAAGATCACCTCAGGAATCAGGGTCTCAGCCTTCCAGAGAACCAGCCTCCTGCCTGGGAGATCTTCAGGCAGCAGTTTAGACACTTCTGCTACCAGGATTCCCCTGGTCCCCAAGAAGCACTGAGCCGGCTCCGGGAGCTCTGCCATCAGTGGCTTAGGCCAGAGACACATACCAAGGAGCAGATCCTGGAGCTGCTGGTGCTGGAGCAGTTCCTCTCCATCCTGCCCCAGGAGCTCCAGGCCCAGCTGCAGGAACATCATCCAGAGAGTGGGGAGGAGGTGGTGACCATGCTGGAGAatctggaaagaaagagaaatgtacACATAGGAAGAGACTA CCAGTcaggaggggaagaaggggaagggtGGGAAACAGCAGATTCGGGGATGGTGAGTAAAGATACTGAAGGCATCGTGCTCCTTTACTGGTCATTCATCGTTCACAGCAGCAAAGAT CTTtcagcctgtgctctggaacagAAGATCCTTTTGCAGACAGTGACACTTAAGACACTAGATGAAAAATCTTCATGTACCAGAGTTCAACCTCCAGCAGTCCAGTTCAAGGGCAAAGGACCTGAGCCCCACGCATCAGAGGAAAGAG ATGGTGGTGTGAGGACTGAGAACCTGACATTAGAAGTGAAGCAGGAACCTTATGAAGAAATATTATGGTGTAGGGAGGGGTCTGATGGACATCATGAAACTGTGTGTCAGCATGCCACATACAGAGGAGACAGTGAGCCTAGTGGAAGTTTGGAGTTGCAGGATGGGGATGCCACAGgtgaaaaaaaatatgaatgtgATGAATGTAGGAAAACCTTCACTTGGATAAGAGGCCTTCAGCTGCATAGGAGGATCCACATTGGGAAGAAACCATATTCCAGTACAGAATATGGAAAGGCCTTCATCAGACGTGTAGAACTTACTCAGCATCAGGGGCTTCAAAGCAAGGGAAGACCTTATCAGTGTAAAGAGTGTGGCAAAGGCTTCAGTCAGAAAGCAGGCCTCTCCCAACATCTCAAAATCCACACTAGAGAAGAGCCCCATCAATGTAATAAATGTGGCAAATTTTTTAGTCAGAGATCGGTTCTTACAAAGCATCAAAGCCTCCACACTGGAAAGAAACCTTTTGAATGTATATGCTGTGGGAAAACCTTCTGCCATAGTGCAGACCTCACTGAACATAGGCAattccacaacaaagagaagccttatgaatgtaatgaatgtgggaaaaccttcagGCAGCGTTCAAATCTTACTGAGCATCAGCGAATTCACAGTAAAGAAAAACTCTATGAATGTAAAGTATGTGGAAAAGCCTTCGCTCAGTATGCAGGACTTAACCAACACTGgagaatccacactggagagaaaccttttgAATGTCCTGTATGTGGACGAGCCTTTAGCCGGAGCTCAGAACTTATAATACATCACAGAATTCACTCAGGggaaaaaccctatgaatgtgCCGAGTGTGGAAAAACCTTTAGAGTGAACTCAACCCTGGTCatacatcagagaattcacactggggAGAAGCCCTATAAATGTGATGAGTGTGGTGAAGCCTTCAGTCAACACTCAGGCCTCAACAAACACAAGTTAGGAGGGAAGCACGGAAACCCTCCTAAACCAAGAAAATATACGTGTGATATATGTGGGAAGACCCTCACGCAGTTAACTGGCCTGAGAAACCACAAAAGAATCCACACTGGGGATAAGACCTACCAATGTCCTGAGTGTGGCAAGGCCTTCACAAGGGGAGAGCATCTTATTGAACATCAGGGGATTCACAACAAGGAGAAGCCTTATCAATGTAAAGAGTGTGGCAAAGCCTTCAGTCAGAAGACAGGTCTTAGTCATCATCTCAAAATCCACACAGTAGAGAAACCTTTCAAATGTTCTGAATGTGGGCGAGCCTTCAGCTGTAAGTCAAATCTCAATAAACATAAGAGAGTCCACTCTGAGGAAAAATCCTATACATTTAAGTAG